The Gemmatimonadaceae bacterium genome contains a region encoding:
- a CDS encoding methionyl-tRNA formyltransferase, producing MRVLFWGTPDFACPPLRALLGEGYDVVGVVTQPDKPQGRSRSILVPSPVKVIAEEEGLPLLQPEKPRGEEFEAALRSLAPDLSVVVAYGHILPQSVIDLPPLGTLNIHASLLPRWRGAAPIQAAILAGDAESGVSIMRMVRRMDAGPVIRQAPTPILDDETYGELQLRLSELGALAIVEALTLMSLGSTNEVVQDESLATYAPKVEREQAQVDWARDARDVARAVRAYDPRPGAFTLQRGLDVKLFGVRVAPDAHGDPGALLAIDESGMLVACGSGGGVRIGYVHPAGKRRLAALDWAQGRGIAVGDVLGASV from the coding sequence ATGCGCGTCCTGTTCTGGGGCACCCCGGACTTTGCCTGTCCGCCGCTGCGCGCCCTGCTGGGCGAGGGCTACGACGTGGTCGGGGTCGTGACGCAGCCCGACAAGCCGCAGGGACGCTCCCGCTCCATCCTCGTCCCCTCCCCGGTAAAGGTCATCGCCGAGGAGGAAGGACTCCCGCTCCTGCAACCGGAGAAGCCGCGCGGGGAGGAGTTCGAGGCCGCGCTGCGCTCGCTCGCCCCCGACCTCTCGGTGGTCGTCGCCTACGGACATATCCTGCCGCAGTCGGTGATCGACCTTCCCCCGTTAGGCACGCTCAACATCCACGCCTCGCTCCTCCCGCGCTGGCGCGGCGCCGCCCCCATCCAGGCCGCCATCCTCGCCGGCGACGCCGAGTCGGGGGTCTCGATCATGCGAATGGTGCGGCGCATGGATGCCGGCCCCGTCATCCGGCAGGCCCCGACGCCCATCCTCGACGACGAGACCTACGGCGAGTTGCAGCTGCGGCTCTCGGAGCTGGGCGCGCTGGCCATCGTCGAGGCGCTCACCCTCATGTCGCTCGGCTCCACCAACGAGGTCGTGCAGGACGAGTCGCTGGCGACCTACGCACCGAAGGTCGAGCGCGAACAGGCACAGGTGGACTGGGCGCGCGACGCGCGTGACGTGGCGCGCGCCGTGCGCGCCTATGACCCCCGCCCCGGAGCCTTCACCCTCCAGCGCGGACTCGACGTGAAGCTCTTCGGCGTGCGCGTCGCCCCCGACGCCCACGGCGACCCGGGCGCCCTCCTCGCCATCGACGAGAGCGGGATGCTCGTGGCCTGCGGCAGCGGTGGCGGCGTGCGCATTGGCTATGTGCACCCCGCCGGAAAGCGCCGACTGGCGGCCCTGGACTGGGCGCAAGGGCGCGGCATCGCCGTCGGCGACGTGCTCGGGGCGAGCGTGTGA
- a CDS encoding PaaI family thioesterase, with amino-acid sequence MTSAGQGAAGANADAAERIRASFARQSFMTLLGAELSRVERGVVEIAIARRDDLLQQHGFLHAGVLTSLLDSACGYSALTVMDGDSGVMSIEFKVNLLAPAAGDRFLVRGEVLKAGKTVVVCRGDAYAMDGEEPRLVAAMQASMMAVRGKASVRD; translated from the coding sequence GTGACTTCGGCTGGCCAGGGCGCCGCCGGCGCCAACGCCGACGCAGCGGAACGCATCCGCGCCTCTTTTGCCCGCCAGTCGTTCATGACGCTCCTCGGCGCCGAGCTCTCGCGCGTGGAGCGGGGCGTGGTCGAGATCGCGATCGCCCGGCGAGACGACCTGCTCCAGCAGCACGGCTTTCTGCACGCGGGAGTCCTCACCTCGCTCCTCGACTCGGCGTGCGGCTACTCGGCGCTCACCGTGATGGACGGCGATAGCGGCGTGATGAGCATCGAGTTCAAGGTCAATCTGCTCGCCCCTGCAGCCGGCGACCGCTTCCTGGTCAGGGGTGAGGTGCTCAAGGCGGGCAAGACCGTTGTGGTCTGTCGCGGCGATGCCTACGCGATGGACGGCGAGGAGCCGCGCCTGGTCGCGGCGATGCAGGCGTCGATGATGGCGGTGCGCGGCAAGGCCAGCGTCCGCGACTGA
- a CDS encoding GntR family transcriptional regulator, which translates to MAGHKHEQVFSILRREIQSGRWRIGDRLPSEAELVQRFGHSRITIGRALRDLQAEGVIERRAGSGTYVRGPSTNSSLSFGLLIPDLGVTDIFEPMCQGMMDSRLARQHALVWGSGAGDDDARPLSKSERAWELAQHYLERGISGLFFAPLEHVTDKDAVNLRIAKAFDDARIPIVLLDRPLTPFPNPGRHDVVGIDNRTAGFVVADHLLKLGCRRLAFVAIPNAAATVDAREAGYREALYSRHALVDRELVRRLDPDDESAVGDLMRQRPDGIVCANDRTAGRLMHALRRLGHAVPRDVRLVGIDDVEYASLLPIPLTTLRQPTRQLGEVALGVMLSRIAQRDLPPRDVRIPCELVVRESCGAKGDR; encoded by the coding sequence ATGGCCGGACATAAGCACGAACAGGTCTTTTCGATTCTGAGGCGCGAGATCCAGTCTGGTCGCTGGCGGATCGGCGATCGCCTGCCGTCGGAGGCCGAGCTCGTCCAGCGATTCGGTCACTCGCGCATCACCATCGGGAGGGCGCTGCGCGACCTGCAGGCCGAAGGGGTCATCGAGCGCCGCGCCGGCTCGGGGACCTATGTGCGAGGCCCCAGCACCAACAGCTCGCTCTCCTTCGGCCTCCTGATTCCCGACCTGGGCGTCACTGACATCTTCGAGCCGATGTGCCAGGGGATGATGGACTCGCGCCTGGCGCGGCAGCACGCGCTCGTGTGGGGGAGCGGCGCCGGTGACGACGACGCGCGCCCTCTCTCCAAGTCGGAGCGGGCGTGGGAGCTGGCGCAGCACTATCTGGAGCGCGGGATCTCGGGGCTCTTCTTTGCCCCGCTCGAGCATGTGACCGACAAGGACGCCGTCAACCTGCGCATCGCGAAGGCGTTCGACGACGCGCGGATCCCCATCGTCCTCCTGGACCGTCCGCTCACCCCCTTCCCCAACCCGGGGCGGCACGACGTGGTCGGCATCGACAACCGAACCGCGGGATTTGTCGTCGCCGACCACCTGCTCAAGCTGGGCTGCCGCCGCCTCGCCTTCGTGGCCATCCCCAACGCCGCGGCGACCGTAGACGCGCGCGAAGCCGGCTACCGCGAGGCGCTGTACAGTCGCCACGCCCTGGTGGATCGAGAGCTGGTACGTCGACTCGACCCCGACGACGAGTCGGCCGTGGGCGACCTGATGCGACAGCGGCCGGACGGGATCGTCTGCGCCAACGACCGGACCGCGGGGCGACTGATGCACGCGCTGCGCCGATTGGGGCACGCCGTGCCGCGCGATGTGCGGCTGGTTGGCATCGACGACGTGGAGTACGCCTCGCTGCTGCCGATTCCCCTCACCACGCTGCGCCAGCCCACGCGGCAACTAGGCGAAGTGGCGCTGGGTGTAATGCTGTCGCGCATTGCGCAGCGCGACCTTCCGCCGCGCGACGTGCGCATACCGTGCGAGCTGGTGGTGCGGGAGTCGTGCGGCGCCAAGGGCGACCGCTGA
- the rsmB gene encoding 16S rRNA (cytosine(967)-C(5))-methyltransferase RsmB, translating to MTPTDGSRAPGSTLVRGGVTDARTAAAEIMADLRGGDLLDVAFERRAGELDARDRRWVQELVYGTLRRRAHLDAALAARVRGGLARLDADLTDILRLGTYQLLHMGSVPPYAAIAQSVELAKRRHGIGASKLANAVLRRTDRERDTSPPAASIAADGGATGDGDDAIDQLALEGSHPRWLVARWVQRFGMDEVRRLLALNNVEAPMVLRPWGIVREQLEAMLESSGVAVEDAPLVDDGLAVTGHVALAEVGAFRQGLFFIQDPAATLVTRYAAFPPGATVIDLCAAPGGKSLELARTAAHVVACDRSPARLERMRRNLERLDVHHVTLVATDARDRALAPAETVLVDAPCTGTGTFRRHPDARWRLKVSDLAVSAASQRAILRAAAELVRPGGVLVYSTCSLEPEENEAQVTQFLAEHADFSLEPPPAGTVPPSTLDAGMLRVLPQRHGVDGAFAARLRRRA from the coding sequence ATGACTCCCACCGATGGATCGCGTGCCCCCGGCTCGACCTTGGTTCGGGGCGGGGTCACCGATGCACGCACCGCCGCCGCCGAGATCATGGCCGACTTGCGCGGAGGCGACCTGCTGGACGTCGCCTTCGAGCGACGCGCCGGGGAGCTCGACGCGCGCGATCGCCGGTGGGTGCAGGAACTGGTGTACGGGACGCTGCGCCGTCGCGCGCACCTGGACGCGGCGCTCGCCGCGCGCGTGCGCGGGGGGCTGGCCCGTCTCGACGCCGACCTGACCGACATCCTGCGCCTGGGCACCTATCAGCTCCTGCACATGGGCTCCGTTCCGCCGTACGCGGCCATTGCCCAGAGCGTGGAGCTGGCCAAGCGACGCCACGGCATCGGGGCCAGCAAGCTCGCCAACGCCGTGCTGCGCCGCACCGATCGCGAACGCGACACGTCGCCGCCAGCCGCAAGCATTGCCGCCGACGGCGGCGCGACGGGCGACGGCGACGACGCCATCGATCAGCTGGCGCTCGAGGGGTCGCACCCGCGCTGGCTCGTGGCGCGCTGGGTACAGCGCTTCGGGATGGACGAGGTGCGCCGGTTGCTCGCGCTGAACAACGTCGAGGCCCCGATGGTGCTGCGCCCGTGGGGAATCGTGCGCGAGCAGTTGGAGGCGATGCTGGAGTCGTCGGGGGTAGCGGTGGAGGATGCACCGCTGGTCGACGACGGGCTCGCCGTGACCGGGCACGTGGCGCTGGCCGAAGTGGGGGCGTTTCGCCAGGGGCTCTTCTTCATCCAGGACCCGGCCGCAACGCTGGTCACGCGCTACGCGGCCTTTCCGCCAGGCGCAACGGTCATCGACCTCTGCGCGGCGCCGGGGGGCAAGTCGCTCGAGCTCGCCCGCACCGCGGCGCACGTCGTCGCCTGCGATCGTTCGCCGGCGCGGCTGGAGCGCATGCGGCGTAACCTCGAGCGCCTCGACGTTCACCACGTCACGCTCGTGGCCACCGACGCGCGCGACCGTGCGCTCGCGCCGGCCGAAACCGTGCTCGTCGACGCGCCCTGCACCGGGACGGGGACCTTTCGCCGACACCCGGACGCGCGCTGGCGCCTCAAGGTCTCCGACCTCGCGGTGAGCGCCGCCTCGCAGCGCGCGATCCTGCGCGCCGCCGCGGAACTCGTTAGGCCCGGCGGCGTGCTGGTCTACAGCACCTGCTCGCTCGAACCGGAGGAGAACGAGGCGCAGGTGACGCAGTTCCTCGCCGAGCACGCGGACTTCTCGCTCGAACCGCCCCCCGCCGGCACCGTTCCGCCATCGACGCTCGACGCCGGGATGCTGCGCGTCCTGCCGCAGCGGCACGGTGTCGACGGTGCCTTCGCCGCGCGGCTGCGCCGGCGTGCCTGA
- a CDS encoding PASTA domain-containing protein, which translates to MPSPQRLRAILLHVAVALAGFLGAYLLVAFVILPDDVMAGDITIPGVVGLTQADAQRRLTGLGLKVAFGEERFSADAPKSTVLSQNPTAGTTVAPGTSVTLDVSAGQQRSTIPALVGLSRADAEAALRKAGLQLGQVQEQSSDSARGLVVDSKPAEGQVVPTATRVDLVVSAGPAQLTMPDVVGRDVESATAFIAQLGLIAAPAEYDPTSTLPRGTVVGQSPAAGSAIAAGTNVTLRVAGSP; encoded by the coding sequence GTGCCCTCACCACAGCGCCTGCGCGCCATCCTCCTCCACGTGGCCGTCGCCCTCGCCGGCTTTCTCGGCGCCTACCTCCTCGTTGCCTTCGTCATCCTCCCCGACGACGTCATGGCCGGCGACATCACCATCCCCGGCGTGGTGGGGCTGACGCAAGCCGACGCGCAGCGCCGCCTCACCGGGCTGGGGCTCAAGGTGGCGTTTGGCGAGGAACGCTTCTCCGCCGACGCCCCCAAGTCCACCGTCCTGTCGCAGAACCCCACGGCCGGAACCACCGTTGCCCCCGGCACCTCGGTCACGCTCGACGTGAGCGCCGGCCAGCAGCGCTCGACCATTCCCGCGCTCGTTGGCCTCTCGCGCGCCGACGCCGAGGCCGCGCTGCGCAAGGCCGGGTTGCAGCTGGGGCAGGTGCAAGAGCAGAGCTCTGACTCGGCGCGCGGCCTGGTCGTCGACTCCAAGCCCGCCGAGGGCCAGGTGGTCCCCACGGCCACGCGCGTCGACCTCGTCGTCAGCGCCGGCCCGGCGCAACTCACCATGCCCGACGTGGTGGGGCGCGACGTCGAGTCCGCCACCGCCTTCATTGCCCAACTCGGCCTCATCGCCGCGCCGGCCGAGTACGATCCCACGTCGACGCTCCCGCGCGGGACGGTCGTGGGCCAGTCGCCGGCCGCGGGCTCGGCCATTGCCGCCGGCACCAACGTCACGCTTCGCGTCGCAGGCTCTCCATGA
- a CDS encoding ribulose-phosphate 3-epimerase: protein MSVRIAPSILSADFARLGDEIAMCEAGGADWIHIDVMDGCFVPNLTYGAKVIETCRRLTTLTLDVHLMVVEPEKYFDSFAKAGADVITIHQETAPHLHRQLARIRELGCRAGVTINPSTPVASLADVATDVDMILIMSVNPGYGGQTFIPRSLDKIRQARALLDGAGNRDAMVEVDGGVARETIAACWRAGADTFVAGNAIFAAKNPRAEIAALRALCSETV, encoded by the coding sequence ATGAGCGTCCGCATTGCCCCGTCCATCCTCAGCGCCGACTTCGCCAGGCTGGGCGACGAGATCGCCATGTGCGAAGCCGGCGGCGCCGACTGGATCCACATCGACGTGATGGACGGCTGCTTCGTCCCCAACCTCACCTACGGCGCCAAGGTCATCGAGACCTGCCGCCGCCTGACCACGCTGACGCTCGACGTGCACCTGATGGTCGTCGAGCCCGAGAAGTACTTCGACAGCTTCGCCAAGGCCGGCGCCGACGTCATTACCATCCACCAGGAAACCGCGCCGCACCTGCACCGCCAGCTCGCGCGCATTCGCGAGTTGGGGTGCCGCGCCGGCGTGACGATCAACCCGTCCACGCCGGTGGCCTCGCTGGCCGACGTCGCCACCGACGTCGACATGATCCTCATCATGTCGGTGAACCCGGGATACGGCGGGCAGACATTCATCCCGCGCTCGCTCGACAAGATCCGCCAGGCGCGCGCGCTGCTCGACGGCGCCGGCAATCGCGACGCGATGGTCGAGGTGGACGGCGGCGTGGCGCGCGAAACGATCGCCGCGTGCTGGCGCGCCGGCGCCGACACCTTCGTCGCCGGCAACGCGATCTTTGCCGCGAAGAATCCGCGTGCCGAGATCGCCGCGTTGCGCGCCCTCTGCTCGGAGACGGTGTGA
- a CDS encoding TlpA family protein disulfide reductase, whose amino-acid sequence MSTTRQWQLVGLIVAFLGAGLMYAGTAGVGNVEAVRVGAKAPNFHAATLDGTAQTRTLADYKGEVLLVNLWATWCGPCVVEMPSIQRLYDRYRDKGLKVVAVAVDDPGYEQRVLDFVAERKLTFEILHEGTGKIEALFQTQGIPATFLIGRDGRIRKLSLGADDWDSPANRAVVAQLLGVEETGAP is encoded by the coding sequence GTGAGCACCACGCGTCAGTGGCAGCTCGTGGGCCTCATCGTCGCGTTCCTCGGCGCGGGGCTCATGTACGCCGGCACGGCAGGTGTAGGGAACGTCGAGGCCGTCCGCGTGGGGGCGAAGGCGCCGAACTTCCACGCCGCCACACTCGATGGCACCGCCCAAACCAGGACGCTCGCCGACTACAAGGGCGAAGTGCTCCTGGTGAACCTGTGGGCCACGTGGTGCGGCCCCTGCGTCGTCGAGATGCCGAGCATCCAGCGCCTCTACGACCGCTATCGCGACAAGGGGCTCAAGGTGGTCGCCGTCGCCGTGGACGACCCGGGCTACGAACAGCGGGTGCTCGACTTCGTCGCCGAGCGCAAGCTCACGTTCGAGATCCTGCACGAGGGGACGGGGAAGATCGAGGCGCTGTTCCAGACGCAGGGCATTCCGGCCACCTTCCTCATCGGGCGCGATGGGCGCATTCGCAAGCTGAGCCTCGGCGCCGACGACTGGGACTCGCCCGCCAACCGCGCCGTCGTCGCGCAGCTGCTCGGCGTCGAGGAGACCGGCGCCCCGTGA
- the tsaD gene encoding tRNA (adenosine(37)-N6)-threonylcarbamoyltransferase complex transferase subunit TsaD → MRILALETSCDETSASVVEGNGARVQLQSLVILSQDVHRVFGGVVPEIASRAHLTAVVPVVQQALREASCTLADVDAIAVTHAPGLVGALLVGVSYAKGLALGASKRLLGVHHMEGHLFATSLEAPDAVPPFTALLVSGGHTLLLDVAAWGEYRILGATRDDAAGEAFDKVAKLLGLPYPGGRHVEALAATGDPSRLRFSRPMLRRDQHPGDADYYDVSFSGLKTAVLHAVRASTDLAADAPHIARAFQEALVDTLVEKTYRAARAHGRTRVVLGGGVACNRALVEAMRRRLGDAGASVFAPSTRLATDNAAMIARAALFHAERGSSSDWTLNAHASMPIPGLVG, encoded by the coding sequence ATGCGCATCCTCGCGCTCGAGACGTCCTGCGACGAGACCTCGGCCAGCGTGGTGGAGGGAAACGGCGCGCGGGTGCAGCTGCAATCGCTCGTCATCCTCTCGCAGGATGTGCATCGCGTCTTTGGCGGCGTGGTCCCCGAGATTGCGTCGCGCGCGCACCTCACCGCCGTGGTCCCGGTGGTGCAGCAGGCGCTGCGCGAGGCCTCGTGCACGCTGGCCGACGTCGACGCCATCGCGGTCACCCACGCCCCCGGGCTGGTGGGGGCCCTCCTCGTGGGCGTGAGCTACGCCAAGGGGCTCGCCCTCGGTGCCAGCAAGCGATTGTTAGGGGTGCACCATATGGAGGGGCACCTCTTCGCCACCTCGCTCGAAGCGCCCGATGCCGTGCCGCCGTTCACGGCGCTCCTCGTCTCGGGAGGCCACACGTTGCTGCTCGACGTGGCGGCGTGGGGTGAGTATCGCATCCTTGGCGCGACCCGCGACGACGCCGCCGGCGAGGCCTTCGACAAGGTGGCCAAGCTCCTCGGCCTCCCGTATCCCGGTGGCCGGCACGTCGAGGCGCTCGCCGCCACGGGCGACCCGTCGCGCCTCCGCTTCTCGCGCCCCATGCTTCGGCGCGACCAGCATCCCGGCGACGCCGACTACTACGATGTCTCCTTCAGCGGACTCAAGACCGCGGTGCTGCACGCGGTGCGCGCATCGACTGACCTTGCGGCCGACGCGCCGCACATTGCCCGCGCCTTCCAGGAAGCGTTGGTGGACACGCTCGTGGAGAAGACGTATCGTGCGGCGCGCGCGCATGGTCGCACGCGCGTCGTGCTCGGTGGCGGCGTGGCGTGCAACCGCGCACTCGTCGAGGCAATGCGGCGACGCCTGGGCGACGCGGGGGCAAGCGTCTTTGCCCCATCCACGCGTCTCGCCACCGACAACGCCGCAATGATCGCCCGCGCCGCGCTCTTCCATGCGGAACGGGGTAGCAGCAGTGACTGGACGCTCAACGCCCACGCCTCGATGCCCATCCCAGGGCTCGTCGGCTGA
- a CDS encoding prolipoprotein diacylglyceryl transferase, with translation MDHIIHHPWEIKLGALNLTGFGIAVLMAFVIAQIITQRELTRRGHDAEAAAMPDLVFASVMGMLLGGKLYYILLITHDWRDFFTRAGFVFWGGLIGGVILCWGYITRKRLSFARFADVAGPAIAGAYAVGRTGCWAVGDDYGRPWDSRFAVAFPEGAPPSTAGIMNRMFGTPIPPGATPDTVLTVHPTQLYEVSMALVMFLVIWRFRNHRHAEGWLFGLYCVLAGLERFIVEFFRAKDDRLFGPITVAQLIGLAICAIGVVVMVLRSKTGPGRPGIHAVAT, from the coding sequence ATGGACCACATCATTCACCACCCCTGGGAGATCAAGCTCGGAGCGCTGAACCTCACCGGCTTCGGCATCGCCGTGCTCATGGCATTCGTCATTGCCCAGATCATCACGCAACGCGAACTCACGCGCCGCGGGCACGATGCCGAAGCCGCAGCCATGCCCGACCTGGTCTTTGCCTCGGTGATGGGGATGCTCCTGGGAGGGAAGCTCTACTACATCCTCCTCATCACGCATGACTGGCGCGACTTCTTCACGCGCGCGGGCTTCGTCTTCTGGGGTGGGCTCATTGGTGGCGTGATCCTCTGCTGGGGATACATCACGCGCAAGAGGCTCTCCTTTGCCCGCTTTGCCGATGTAGCCGGCCCCGCCATCGCCGGGGCATATGCGGTGGGACGCACCGGCTGCTGGGCGGTAGGCGATGACTACGGGCGCCCGTGGGACTCGCGTTTCGCGGTGGCCTTTCCCGAGGGTGCCCCGCCGAGCACCGCGGGAATCATGAACCGGATGTTCGGGACGCCGATTCCGCCAGGCGCAACGCCGGACACGGTGCTCACCGTGCATCCCACGCAGCTCTACGAAGTCTCGATGGCGCTGGTGATGTTCCTCGTGATCTGGCGCTTCCGGAACCACCGGCACGCCGAGGGGTGGCTCTTTGGCCTCTACTGCGTCCTCGCGGGGCTGGAGCGCTTCATCGTGGAGTTCTTCCGCGCCAAGGACGACCGCCTCTTCGGCCCGATCACCGTGGCGCAGCTCATCGGACTTGCCATCTGCGCGATCGGCGTCGTGGTCATGGTGCTGCGGTCGAAGACCGGCCCCGGCCGCCCCGGCATCCACGCCGTGGCGACCTGA
- a CDS encoding FTR1 family protein, whose protein sequence is MFGLLVATQSPADAQERPAKRLASIVGVAVEEYAKAIDANGRLISDLEYDEAVSFLADAREVAQRLSGDKVALTQALLDSLAAVVKARRPPADLGPLHERFNGSLGSDGALDLPTGVLDLAAGRAIYEAHCAECHGISGKGDGPSAPGMMPPPPALSDAKVMYDVSPALMYRISSVGIAGTAMKGWASELSADQRWNVIAYINAMRAPNASAPGEGIYAQRCAGCHGVSGSGDGPLVAALSKIPVDLNSFAWQAERSDAQIVEAVRAGVRGTAMPPTRDLDDAEYAQLVAHLRSLSLRNPPTELAQGGDSLDGAAAARKVMAILDEALTAARGGRRSEAGDLAFDAYIAFEPLETPARARNPGLVATMERHFADFKGAVKASDARSAERARDAIAAGMPQIVEMTKPAEGFWGAFLQSFLIILREGFEAILVIGAVVAFLIKTGNRQRLRDIWVGVGVALVASAVTAVVLATVLKALPATREIIEGATMLIAVGVLFSVSYWLVSKVEAARWNAFIRDKVNSALSHGGSSALTAVAFLAVYREGAETALFLQALYSDGAALPLSLGIAVGFAVLAVVFTLFHRYGVKIPLRPFFAVTSALLYYMAFVFMGKGIRELQEGNLIPITILPGWPSVESMGIFPSVQTLLGQLLLVALFTFALARTFWPRRSVALPTIRPSIRPVAEPIEDRVSALERKVESIEHAVSQEGAKR, encoded by the coding sequence GTGTTCGGATTGCTGGTCGCGACCCAGTCGCCCGCCGATGCGCAGGAGCGCCCGGCCAAGCGGCTCGCCAGCATCGTCGGTGTCGCGGTCGAGGAATACGCCAAGGCGATCGACGCCAACGGGCGCCTGATCTCCGACCTCGAGTATGACGAAGCGGTGTCGTTCCTGGCCGATGCGCGCGAGGTGGCACAGCGGCTCAGCGGCGACAAGGTGGCGCTCACGCAGGCGCTGCTCGACTCGCTCGCTGCCGTCGTCAAGGCCAGGCGGCCGCCGGCGGACCTGGGGCCGCTGCACGAGCGCTTCAACGGATCGTTAGGGTCGGATGGGGCGCTCGATCTCCCGACCGGTGTGCTGGACCTGGCCGCCGGGCGCGCCATCTACGAGGCGCATTGCGCCGAGTGCCATGGCATCTCGGGGAAGGGCGATGGGCCGAGTGCGCCGGGCATGATGCCGCCGCCGCCCGCGCTGAGCGATGCGAAGGTGATGTACGACGTCTCGCCCGCGCTGATGTACCGCATTTCGTCGGTTGGCATTGCCGGGACGGCCATGAAGGGGTGGGCCTCGGAGCTCTCCGCCGACCAGCGCTGGAACGTCATCGCCTACATCAACGCGATGCGCGCGCCGAATGCGAGCGCGCCGGGCGAGGGGATCTACGCGCAGCGGTGCGCCGGCTGTCACGGCGTCTCGGGGAGTGGTGATGGCCCGCTGGTGGCTGCGCTGAGCAAGATCCCGGTCGACCTGAACTCGTTTGCCTGGCAGGCGGAGCGGAGCGACGCGCAGATCGTGGAGGCCGTGCGCGCCGGCGTGCGGGGGACCGCGATGCCACCCACGCGCGACCTGGACGACGCGGAGTACGCGCAGCTGGTGGCGCACCTGCGCTCGCTGTCGCTGCGCAACCCGCCGACGGAGCTGGCGCAGGGCGGCGACTCGCTCGACGGCGCGGCCGCGGCGCGCAAGGTGATGGCGATCCTCGACGAGGCGCTGACGGCGGCGCGCGGGGGGCGGCGTTCCGAGGCAGGCGACCTGGCCTTCGACGCCTACATCGCCTTCGAGCCGCTGGAGACGCCGGCCCGCGCCCGCAATCCCGGGTTGGTGGCCACCATGGAGCGGCACTTCGCCGACTTCAAGGGCGCGGTGAAGGCCAGCGACGCGCGCTCCGCCGAACGCGCCCGCGATGCGATCGCCGCGGGGATGCCGCAGATCGTGGAGATGACCAAGCCCGCGGAAGGGTTCTGGGGGGCCTTCCTGCAGTCGTTCCTGATCATCCTGCGCGAGGGGTTCGAGGCAATCCTCGTGATCGGGGCGGTGGTGGCGTTCCTCATCAAGACGGGGAATCGCCAGCGGCTGCGCGACATCTGGGTGGGGGTCGGCGTGGCGCTGGTGGCGAGTGCGGTGACTGCGGTGGTCCTGGCCACGGTGCTCAAGGCGCTCCCCGCGACGCGCGAGATCATCGAGGGCGCGACGATGCTGATCGCCGTTGGCGTCCTCTTCTCGGTGTCGTACTGGCTCGTGTCGAAGGTCGAGGCGGCGAGGTGGAACGCCTTCATCCGCGACAAGGTGAACAGCGCGCTGAGCCACGGTGGTTCGTCCGCGCTGACGGCGGTCGCCTTCCTTGCCGTGTATCGCGAGGGGGCAGAGACGGCGCTCTTCCTCCAGGCGCTGTACAGCGACGGCGCGGCGCTCCCGCTCTCGCTGGGAATCGCCGTCGGCTTTGCGGTGCTGGCGGTGGTCTTCACGCTCTTCCATCGCTACGGAGTAAAGATCCCGCTGCGCCCGTTCTTCGCCGTCACGAGCGCCCTCCTCTACTACATGGCGTTTGTCTTCATGGGGAAGGGGATCCGCGAGCTGCAAGAAGGGAACCTGATCCCGATCACGATCCTCCCCGGCTGGCCGTCGGTGGAGTCGATGGGAATCTTCCCGAGCGTGCAGACCTTGCTGGGGCAGCTGCTACTGGTCGCGCTCTTCACCTTCGCGCTGGCGAGGACGTTCTGGCCGCGCCGCTCGGTGGCGCTCCCCACCATTCGGCCGTCGATTCGCCCCGTCGCCGAGCCGATCGAAGACCGGGTGAGCGCGCTCGAACGCAAGGTGGAGTCGATCGAGCACGCCGTGTCGCAGGAGGGGGCGAAGCGGTGA
- the acpS gene encoding holo-ACP synthase, protein MVVGLGMDLIDVQRVAGMIERDGQRVTTRLLTEGEWAYCSRMSTVAEHVAARLAAKEAAFKALSGSEDARGIGWRELEVVHDLHRRPSLVFHGRAAERAAVLGVSRTHLTLTHSRQTAGAVVILERDG, encoded by the coding sequence ATGGTAGTGGGACTCGGAATGGACCTCATCGACGTCCAGCGTGTGGCGGGGATGATCGAGCGGGACGGACAGCGCGTCACCACTCGCCTCCTCACCGAAGGGGAATGGGCGTACTGCTCGCGGATGTCGACCGTGGCCGAACACGTCGCGGCGCGCCTGGCGGCCAAGGAGGCGGCCTTCAAGGCGCTGTCGGGGAGCGAGGACGCTCGCGGAATCGGCTGGCGCGAACTTGAGGTGGTCCACGACCTTCATCGGCGTCCGTCGCTGGTCTTCCATGGACGGGCCGCCGAGCGCGCCGCGGTGCTGGGCGTCTCCCGCACCCACCTCACGCTCACGCATTCCCGCCAGACGGCGGGCGCGGTCGTCATTCTGGAGCGCGACGGCTAG